The genomic DNA ATCTTGAGAAAGCAGCGCTCCCCTCATAAGCCTGTAGGCACGTCAAGCCATGTGATTCTGAGGGGGAACTTCCCGGAAAGATGGCTCCCCAGGGCTCTCACTCCCAGTGTCTCTGTGGCATAATGACCCCCGTAGAGCACATTGACGCCTTCCTCTTTTGCCATATGGTAAATGGTGTGGCTTGGCTCACCCGTGATGAAGAGATCCACCTTTTTTTCCAGGGCTTCCTGGAAATGTGAGGCCCCCCCCCCGGATACAATGGCCACAGAACGAACCACAGGTGCACCAAAGGGGAGAAGGGTGCTCTCCGTCATAAGAGTCCTGTCAATGAAATCTTTCAATGAGGTGCGCTCCTGCGGTGTCCCAAGGATTCCCCACATCCCCAGGTCAGGAGCCTTGCCAGATCCAAAGGTTCCGGACCTAGAGAGAGAGAGGAGATCGCAGAGCTGCGCATTGTTCCCCACAAGGGGATGCATGTCAAGGGGGAGATGAGCGCAGTAAAGAGAAATGCCGGCATCGATCATAAGCTTTACCCTGCGGTATACCATGCCGGTGATGCTTTTCAGCCCTCCCCAGATGAGCCCATGGTGCACAATAAGCATATCGGCACCGGCTTCACCGGCTTTTTCCGCAGACTGCAGGGAGAAGTCCACGGCCAGGGCAAGGGATTCCACTTCGTCACGCCCTTCGATCTGCAGTCCGTTTGCGGAGAAGTCATCTATCTCCCTTACTCTGAGGAACTCATCAAGATATTCAGCAAGGGCAGCTCTTTTCATCGCAGGACCTCATTCTGCCAGGCTATCCTTGGCAGCCTTGTTCATCTTCATGACGCAGGCCACCAGCAAGGCTCTCTCATTTTCGTCAAGCACTCCCTCCCGGGGTTTGGGAAAGGGGGCGGTTACTTCTTCCGGAGAGTGAGCTTCACTCTTTTTCATGGAACCAACACCAAGACCCATAGATATTCCTCCTCTATGAGCCGTCATCCCGCCCTTATTTTTTCTCCATGGCCAGTAATAATCCTTTCAGGCGATTGTATTTGAAGCGATGGTGGATTATAATTGAGATGGTTGCAGTCTTTGTTCTCCAGGAATTGAAAAGTAATAAGGTAAGCAGCAGAGAGGCCCTATGACTCCAAGCAGTGCAGGAACTTCACTTTTGAGTGCGAATGAAATTCATGGGGTAAGGGAACCAAGCAGCAATATTGCCGGTGAAAGGACACTCCCCGCGCAAATGAGCAAAAGAAAAAAGGCTTTGGATCTCTTAAGAGATGCAAAGTCTCTCGATTCTTCTGCTGAAAAGGAAAAGTATCAGGCACTTCTTCTCTCTGCCCGGGACGCCGATCCGTACATGTGGGAGCCCTATCTTCTCCTGGGGCTCTTTTATTTCAAAGAGGAAAAATGGAACGAGGCCCTGGAAAACATCACCAAGTACATCCAGCTCGATTACACCCTTGAGCGCGATGAAAAGAAAGCCCAGAACGTCTATCTCTGCCAGGCCAAGAGCTTTCAGAAGCTCGGCAAGAAGAGCGAGTCCCTCAGGTTCGTGAAGCGGTTCATAGGGCTTTTCCCCAAGTCGAACCTTACCGCAACTCTTGTGGAGCAGGTGTACAGGAAATTTGAGGAGCGCGAGGAATGGCTCAAGAATTTCCAGAAAGGCCATCTCGCCTACCAGAAAGAAAGATTTGAAGAGTCTCTCGGATTTTTTGAAAAGGCCCTGTCGCTCAATAACACCTTTTCCTGGTCCTACTATTACAGGGGACTCTCCTATGAAAAGCTTGAGCGTCATGAGGAAGCTCTCAAAGAGCTTGAAAAGGCTGTCAGGTTTGAGAACGAGTATATTTTCCACTTTCAGGCTGCGAGGATTTACCGGGCGATGGGCAATCTCGACCTCGCGGTGGCGGCCCTCGAGAGCTCCTTCCAGGACAACCCCCATTACCTGCCCGCCATAGTTTTCATGGCAGAGCTCGCGCTTCATGGCAGGGATTTTGAAAGGGCCAGGAGCTCCATTGAAAGGGTGCGGGTGCTGGAGCCTGACTCTGAAGTTGCCGGGAATCTCCTCAAGCTCCTTGAGCACAAGCTCAAGGAGAAGGAAGAGCCCAGAGCGATCAGGGGCGACTCTGACAAAAAGGCTGAAGACATCGTCAAGAAAGCCGAGGAGCAGGCAAAGGCCCTGCTGGACAAGGCCCGCAATGAAGAGCTGAATCTGATGCTCAACGCCCAGGAGCAGTCATGGAACATCGTGGAAGAGGCCCGCGAGCAGTCGCAGAAAGAGCGGGAGAAGGCCCAGGAGGAAGTGAAGGCAATAATCCATAAGGGCCATCAGAAAGTGAAGGAGCTGGAGGAAAGCTCCCGGTCAAAGGCCCAGGAGCTGCTTGACAAGGCCCGCCGGGAAGCGGAATCAATTATTGAGGAGGCAAGGAAGGAAGAGAAGCGCATACTTGAAGGGGCCCGCGTAAAAGAGCAGGAGATCATGGAGAAGGCGAAAGAGAAGGCGGAATCGATGCTTGCCGCGGCCCGCAAGGATTCAGAGGAGATCGGGAAGAGATCCCCGGTGCAGGTCCAGGAGAAGGAGGCTGCACCCGGGGTGACGGAACGGATTAAAGCAGCTCCAGTCTCTCCAGAGCCGCCGGTCCAGAAGACCCCGGAACCCCAGGCAAAGAGCACTTCCAGCACCTCCCAGAGCATGATGCAGAGCAACGCTTTCTTTGACACTCCCTCAATGACTTCATCAACCGCCTCAAATTTCTGGGATGACACGCCGTCCTCGAAGCCGGCAGCCCCCCCTGCCTCTCCTCCTCCTGCTCCCCCCGCCGCTCCTCCCCCTGCCCCCCCCGCATCGTCCGCACTTGAAGGAAACCAGGGCTTTGACGAGCTTGAAGGTGACCTGGTTGATGACGATGATGATGAAGATGAAGATGAGTCCTATGGTGACGGTGAGTTGCCCGATGCTGATCTGATCGACAAGGAACTGGGCCTGTCGCTTGATGATATTCTCGATGAGATTTCCAAGGACATCGATGAGGCTGATGAAAAGCCTGAGAAAGAGCCTCCCGGGGAAACGGCCCAGATGGCCGCGCCGTCCCTTTCAGCGATGATTCCGTCCCTTGATATCCCGGACCTGCCGTCATCGATTGATGGAGAGGTCCCCGCCATTCCTCTCCAGAGTCTCCTTCCCGGTATCGATGATGAGATCCCCGCAATTCCCCTCGACGGGGTTTCCCCGCCCCTGCCGGAGAAGCCATCTGCCCCTCCGCCTGCGGTAACGCCCTCACCGGTGAGACCCGCGGCACCTGAAGCTCAGAAGCTGGCCGAGGCTGAGAAACAGGCTGAAGCTCAGAAGCAGGCTGAAGCCCAGAAACTGGCCGAAGCCCAGAAGCAGGCCGAAGCCCAGAAGCAGGCCGAGGCGCAGAAGCTGGCCGAGGCGCAGAAGCTGGCCGAGGCGCAGAAGCTGGCCGAGGAAAAGCCCCCGCCTCCTCCTGCGCCGAAAGAGAGAATCAGGATGACAGGGGCCCAGGAAAGCGAGATTATCGCCAGGGGCGATCTTGACGGCTTTCTGCAGCTTCTTGACGCTGATATAGAAGAAGAGCCCAAGGCACAGAAGACCGCCAAGGAGAGCAAGGAGACAGCAGAGCTGGTGAAAAAGGCCGAGGAGCATTTTGACCTCACGGAGTGGGATAAGGCCAGGGAGGTATTCCTCCAGGTTCTTCAGAGGGAGAAAGATAACGAAGTGGCATGCTCCCGCCTCTCAGAGATCTATGCCATTAAAGGTCTTGTCTCTGACGTGATTACTCAGAACTGCGAGCTGGTAAGGATACTTCACGCAAGCATGCAAACGGACAGGGCGCTGGAGGTGGCGCAGAGAACCATCGGCCTTGAGCCCCAGGGATTCAAGATAAGAATGAGCAAGATTCTCATTTACAAGAAGACGGGCGACATAGAGCACATGGTCAACGAGACCATTGCGCTCACCAGGATATACTCTGAGCAGGGGATGGGCGACAGGGCCATCAAGCTCGTGAGCAAGCTCCAGGAATGTGCTCCCGATAACCTGCAGGTAATACTCATACTTGCCGATTCCTACACGGTGGAAGGCGATATTCCCAAGGCCGTGCAGCAGTATAGAAATGTTGTTGAAAGGCTCATAGAGTCAGGCAACACTGACAAGGCCATTGAGACGCTGAGGAAGATAAAGGCCCTTTCAGCCGGTGACGCCGCCATTCTCATGAAGCTGGGCTACCTCTACCTTGAAGCGAAGAATTATGACTCTGCCGAGTCGGAATTCAGGGCCGCCCTCAAGCTGAATCTGAACGATGTGAATGCCCTCAAGGCTCTTGGCACCGTATGCATGGAAAAAGGCGCTTTCAGGGACTCCATCCTGGCCTTCAACAGGGTCCTTCAGATGGATCCCTCGGAGATATTCGCCAAGGAGCAGATCGGAAACATTCATAAGCTCACAGGCAACAAGGACCTCTGCATCAAAAACTACCTGGAAGTGGCCCGCGTCTACCAGGAGAGCGGCAACACCGCCAAGGCCCTTGAACTTTACCAGAAAATCCTTGAGATCAACCCCGACCACGAGATTGCTGCCGGAGAGGCGGCGAAGCTGAAGTAATTCCGGCCATTAAGACTGCCGCCCTGCGGTATAGACAGCCTGCGCCCTCCATGGCGCAGGCCTATCATTATAAAGGAGGACTTGAAGTGAACACGATCACCACGGAAATCGACGAGCACATCGGCACCATCACCATGTGCTACACCAAGAAAAGAAATGCCCTCTCCAAGGAGCTTATCGAGGATATCATCGGGGCGCTCAGGGATTTCGAGGAGAAGAAGCTCCGCGTCGCCATCCTGAGAGCCGAAAAAGGGGCAAAGGTATGGTCGGCAGGCCACGACATCTCGGAGCTCGCGAAGCCTGGGCGTGATCCGCTCGCTTACGGAGACCCCATGGAGTCGGTGCTGAGAGAAATTGAAAGGTTCCCTGCTCCTGTCATCGCCATGATAGAGGGAGGGGTGTGGGGAGGGGCCTGCGAGATGGCCTTCACCTGCGATATCCTCGTGGGAACCAATACCGCCACCTTCGCCATCACGCCCGCAAAGCTGGGAGTGCCTTACAACCTCAACGGGATACTCCATTTCATGAACATCGTGGATATCTCGACGGTCAAGGAGATGTTCTTCACCGCCCAGCCCATCTCGGCCGAGAGAGCCGAGAAACTGGGGATCCTGAACCATATCGTGGCCCCTGAGGAGCTTGAGAGCTTCACCTATGGCTTTGCGAGGACTATTGCGAAGAACTCGCCTCTTA from Candidatus Eremiobacterota bacterium includes the following:
- a CDS encoding Nif3-like dinuclear metal center hexameric protein, which codes for MKRAALAEYLDEFLRVREIDDFSANGLQIEGRDEVESLALAVDFSLQSAEKAGEAGADMLIVHHGLIWGGLKSITGMVYRRVKLMIDAGISLYCAHLPLDMHPLVGNNAQLCDLLSLSRSGTFGSGKAPDLGMWGILGTPQERTSLKDFIDRTLMTESTLLPFGAPVVRSVAIVSGGGASHFQEALEKKVDLFITGEPSHTIYHMAKEEGVNVLYGGHYATETLGVRALGSHLSGKFPLRITWLDVPTGL
- the scpB gene encoding methylmalonyl-CoA decarboxylase, yielding MNTITTEIDEHIGTITMCYTKKRNALSKELIEDIIGALRDFEEKKLRVAILRAEKGAKVWSAGHDISELAKPGRDPLAYGDPMESVLREIERFPAPVIAMIEGGVWGGACEMAFTCDILVGTNTATFAITPAKLGVPYNLNGILHFMNIVDISTVKEMFFTAQPISAERAEKLGILNHIVAPEELESFTYGFARTIAKNSPLTIQVVKEQLRILSKAHAMSPETFERIQGLRRKVYDSADYKEGLQAFLEKRPPMFKGE
- a CDS encoding tetratricopeptide repeat protein; translation: MDLLRDAKSLDSSAEKEKYQALLLSARDADPYMWEPYLLLGLFYFKEEKWNEALENITKYIQLDYTLERDEKKAQNVYLCQAKSFQKLGKKSESLRFVKRFIGLFPKSNLTATLVEQVYRKFEEREEWLKNFQKGHLAYQKERFEESLGFFEKALSLNNTFSWSYYYRGLSYEKLERHEEALKELEKAVRFENEYIFHFQAARIYRAMGNLDLAVAALESSFQDNPHYLPAIVFMAELALHGRDFERARSSIERVRVLEPDSEVAGNLLKLLEHKLKEKEEPRAIRGDSDKKAEDIVKKAEEQAKALLDKARNEELNLMLNAQEQSWNIVEEAREQSQKEREKAQEEVKAIIHKGHQKVKELEESSRSKAQELLDKARREAESIIEEARKEEKRILEGARVKEQEIMEKAKEKAESMLAAARKDSEEIGKRSPVQVQEKEAAPGVTERIKAAPVSPEPPVQKTPEPQAKSTSSTSQSMMQSNAFFDTPSMTSSTASNFWDDTPSSKPAAPPASPPPAPPAAPPPAPPASSALEGNQGFDELEGDLVDDDDDEDEDESYGDGELPDADLIDKELGLSLDDILDEISKDIDEADEKPEKEPPGETAQMAAPSLSAMIPSLDIPDLPSSIDGEVPAIPLQSLLPGIDDEIPAIPLDGVSPPLPEKPSAPPPAVTPSPVRPAAPEAQKLAEAEKQAEAQKQAEAQKLAEAQKQAEAQKQAEAQKLAEAQKLAEAQKLAEEKPPPPPAPKERIRMTGAQESEIIARGDLDGFLQLLDADIEEEPKAQKTAKESKETAELVKKAEEHFDLTEWDKAREVFLQVLQREKDNEVACSRLSEIYAIKGLVSDVITQNCELVRILHASMQTDRALEVAQRTIGLEPQGFKIRMSKILIYKKTGDIEHMVNETIALTRIYSEQGMGDRAIKLVSKLQECAPDNLQVILILADSYTVEGDIPKAVQQYRNVVERLIESGNTDKAIETLRKIKALSAGDAAILMKLGYLYLEAKNYDSAESEFRAALKLNLNDVNALKALGTVCMEKGAFRDSILAFNRVLQMDPSEIFAKEQIGNIHKLTGNKDLCIKNYLEVARVYQESGNTAKALELYQKILEINPDHEIAAGEAAKLK